The following coding sequences are from one Pirellulales bacterium window:
- a CDS encoding site-specific integrase — MIPLINHMPNKRKNERIVGQYFNWLLYERDGVYQADGRANKPSAARHSLGTKTYQEALEAIKRLDVIKAVELGLADRDLLRAAESELVPLGVGVQFYLAHVQRPRVTGGARPATPKRYRAVFDKFLPHVRKEGYRYWNQITPRQLHNYAAWLDGEGYAYRTEFLELTTIKQAVQWMINAGHLPASCAIKLPLPKPSGTDTYCWQPDQVTAMIAYSYSVEELGWLATVLTALACTGMRISELRSLRWSDVDMSNNFISLTDESTSRHRRRGKPRQIKNHRSRSFPIDATLHQVLQGMSHDSDGLVFHGPKRGLLSPDIVRRTLIRDVLTPLSRQFPTTGAFGFIDGRLHSFRHYFCSACANSGVPEPVVMQWLGHQQSGMVRHYYHLHDREAQQQMQKVSFVGAVGRRVDGDVNPPSSQEIAQTKSTSEEIEAVATEGRELAVD; from the coding sequence TTGATCCCGCTGATCAACCATATGCCAAATAAACGCAAAAATGAACGAATCGTTGGCCAATACTTTAACTGGTTACTTTACGAACGCGATGGGGTCTATCAAGCGGATGGCCGCGCGAACAAGCCGTCGGCAGCTCGACATTCGCTTGGAACGAAAACCTATCAAGAGGCTCTCGAAGCCATTAAACGTCTCGACGTAATCAAGGCAGTCGAACTCGGGCTAGCTGACCGCGATCTCTTAAGGGCGGCTGAGAGTGAGCTTGTTCCGCTGGGTGTAGGCGTGCAGTTTTACTTGGCGCATGTGCAGCGACCACGGGTCACGGGGGGAGCTCGACCGGCGACACCGAAGCGGTATCGGGCAGTCTTCGACAAGTTTCTACCGCACGTCCGGAAGGAAGGATATCGGTATTGGAACCAGATCACACCGAGGCAGCTTCACAACTATGCCGCTTGGCTCGACGGTGAGGGTTATGCATACCGGACAGAATTTCTAGAGCTCACCACGATCAAGCAAGCTGTGCAATGGATGATCAACGCCGGACATCTACCGGCCAGTTGTGCAATCAAGTTGCCGTTGCCTAAGCCTTCGGGGACCGACACGTATTGCTGGCAGCCCGATCAAGTCACTGCCATGATCGCGTACAGCTATAGTGTGGAAGAGCTGGGTTGGCTGGCAACGGTCTTAACCGCGTTAGCTTGCACGGGCATGCGAATTTCAGAATTGCGTTCGCTACGCTGGTCTGACGTCGATATGTCCAACAACTTTATTTCGCTCACTGACGAGAGTACGAGTCGGCATCGCCGTCGTGGGAAGCCCAGGCAAATCAAAAACCATCGAAGCCGATCGTTTCCAATCGACGCCACCTTGCATCAGGTGTTGCAGGGCATGTCGCATGACAGCGATGGGTTAGTATTTCACGGGCCAAAACGAGGTCTACTCAGTCCGGATATTGTGCGGCGCACCTTAATCCGTGATGTTCTAACGCCGTTGAGCCGTCAATTCCCAACGACGGGAGCGTTCGGCTTCATCGACGGACGTCTGCATAGCTTCCGCCATTATTTTTGCTCGGCCTGCGCCAATAGCGGCGTGCCGGAGCCGGTGGTAATGCAATGGCTGGGACATCAGCAGAGCGGGATGGTGCGCCACTATTACCACCTGCATGATCGGGAAGCTCAGCAACAAATGCAAAAAGTCAGTTTCGTGGGGGCGGTCGGCCGTCGTGTTGACGGTGACGTAAACCCACCTAGTTCTCAGGAGATCGCCCAGACAAAAAGTACATCCGAAGAGATCGAAGCAGTGGCGACCGAAGGCCGAGAATTGGCCGTTGATTGA